Part of the Faecalibacterium duncaniae genome, CGGTCTGTGCGTTTTCTGCAAAGGCGCGCAGATCCTGTTCCGTCCATTCTTTTTTCATGCGTTTTTCCCCATTATCCGGTGCCGGACTCTCTCCCTTCCGGCACAGCTTTGCCACACGGCCGCTGAAAGCGCAGCCCCATTACCGGAATTATATCACCTTGTGCCGGGCGTTTCCAGCAAAACGCACAAACTTTAACGCAATTTTTTACATTTTCGTCAAACTGCTAAACACACTCCGGGTTTCCGGCCCGGTTATGTACGGCAGTACACGGCGCACTCCGCCAGAATGCGCTTGGCCAGCGCGGCAGTGTCGAACCCATCGGCGGCGCGCCAGCTCCAGTTTCCGCCCAGCTTGCCGGGGCTGTTCAGGTGGGCTTCCTCGCCCAGGCCCAGCCAGTCGGCCATGGGGATGATGGCACGGTCGGCCACAGAGCCCAGCGCGGCCCGGAGCAGCGCGGTGCGGGCCGCCTCTGTTTTGACAGCGGCCACCTCCTTTGCGGTGGGCTGATAGCCGGTCAGATGCAGGTAGGCAGCGGCCACAGCCTTCTCCTTGGCCGATGCGCTCTCGTCCCACCAGGCGGTCAGCGTCGTGTTGTCATGGGTGCCGGGGTAGACCACGCTGTTCTTGACGTGGTTGTGGGGCAGGTACTCGCTGTCCCCGCCGCCGAACGCGAACTGCAGCACCTTCATGCCCGGGAAGGTGCTGTCTGCCAGCAGCTCCCGCACACTGGGGAACAGCTCACCCAGATCCTCGGCGATGATGGGCAGCTTGCCCAGCGCACCTTCCAGCGCGTTGAACAGCTCCATCCGGGGGCCGGTCTCCCACTTGCCGGTCTTGGCGGTAGTGCTGTCTGCCGGGATGGCCCAGTAGGTGTCAAAACCACGGAAGTGGTCGATGCGGAGCAGGTCATAGATGCCCAGCGCATGGCGGACACGCTGGATCCACCAGGCATAGCCGGTCTGCTTATGGTAGGGCCAGTTGTACAGCGGGTTGCCCCAGAGCTGGCCCTCTGCCGAGAAGTAATCCGGCGGGCAGCCTGCCACCCGGGCAAAGCCGCCGTCTGCATCCAGCTCAAACAGCGGGCCGCCCACCCAGGCATCCACGGAATCTGCCGAGACATAGATGGGGATATCGCCCAGGATCTGCACATTGTTGGCGTTGGCGTAGGCTTTCAGCTTCTTCCACTGGATGCTGAACTCGTACTGCAGAAACTTCCAGAAGCCGATCTCTTCCTCGTTCTCTGCCTTAAAAGCTTCCAGCGCCTGCGGCTCCCGCTTGCGGTACTCCCGGGGCCACTCGGTCCAGCTCTTCATGCCGTTGGCGGTCTTGAGGGCCATGTAGAGGGCATAATCCTCCAGCCAGCCCTCGTTTTCCAGCGTGAAGGCATAGTACGCATCCGGATAGTAATAGGCACAGCCGTGCTGGCCCGCGCACTGCCTGCGCCAGGCGGCATAGGCGGCACGCAGGACCTTGTAGCGGCTGGTGTACAGGGTGCCGTAATCCACGTTCAGCGGGTCCTTGCCCCAAGGCTCGGCCTTGAGCTGGGCGGCTGTCAGCAGCCCCTCGGCTTTCAGAGCATCCAGATCAATGAAATAGGGGTTGCCCGCAAAGGCAGAGCAGCTCTGGTAGGGG contains:
- the malQ gene encoding 4-alpha-glucanotransferase, with product MRESGILMPVSSLPGPYGIGCFGKKAEKFVDFLAAAGQKIWQILPLSPTGYGDSPYQSCSAFAGNPYFIDLDALKAEGLLTAAQLKAEPWGKDPLNVDYGTLYTSRYKVLRAAYAAWRRQCAGQHGCAYYYPDAYYAFTLENEGWLEDYALYMALKTANGMKSWTEWPREYRKREPQALEAFKAENEEEIGFWKFLQYEFSIQWKKLKAYANANNVQILGDIPIYVSADSVDAWVGGPLFELDADGGFARVAGCPPDYFSAEGQLWGNPLYNWPYHKQTGYAWWIQRVRHALGIYDLLRIDHFRGFDTYWAIPADSTTAKTGKWETGPRMELFNALEGALGKLPIIAEDLGELFPSVRELLADSTFPGMKVLQFAFGGGDSEYLPHNHVKNSVVYPGTHDNTTLTAWWDESASAKEKAVAAAYLHLTGYQPTAKEVAAVKTEAARTALLRAALGSVADRAIIPMADWLGLGEEAHLNSPGKLGGNWSWRAADGFDTAALAKRILAECAVYCRT